A region from the Chthoniobacterales bacterium genome encodes:
- a CDS encoding DUF485 domain-containing protein, whose translation MSSPDTPTNRDYTAIVGSQTDIAPLGRTGRKPDHELTAEEDGGRPLWTSIAADPGFAELRRSKLRLIVPATIFFVVYYFLLPVGVGWFPSLMEKKIWGDMNIAYFYALSQFFMAWILAGIYVAAAARWDKSEHELLSKYGAQHR comes from the coding sequence ATGTCATCCCCAGACACTCCCACCAACCGCGACTATACTGCAATCGTTGGTTCCCAGACGGACATCGCGCCGCTCGGCCGCACCGGGCGGAAACCCGATCATGAATTGACCGCGGAAGAGGACGGCGGGCGGCCTCTATGGACGAGCATTGCCGCCGATCCCGGCTTCGCCGAGTTGCGGCGATCGAAGCTGCGCCTCATTGTTCCGGCCACGATCTTCTTCGTTGTCTATTATTTCCTCCTGCCTGTGGGGGTCGGGTGGTTCCCTTCCCTGATGGAGAAAAAGATCTGGGGTGATATGAACATCGCCTATTTTTATGCGCTCTCGCAGTTCTTCATGGCGTGGATTCTCGCCGGCATTTATGTGGCGGCGGCTGCCCGCTGGGACAAAAGCGAGCACGAGTTGCTGAGCAAATACGGGGCGCAACACCGCTGA